In Telopea speciosissima isolate NSW1024214 ecotype Mountain lineage chromosome 10, Tspe_v1, whole genome shotgun sequence, the DNA window ccttattttagcTTCATACGGCTCCTGGAAAGTCACAAATAAATCTAAGAATCACTTCAGCATTATCTCAATATCTTTGTAAGGTAAATAGAGTGGAGTAAAATAGATCGGAGAGtccttaattagaccaatagaATTTTGTCTGTTATAATAAAAAAAGTGCTTCCGAATTGatctcatctttcattttcaaattccaatttttttttgtttagtaaTAACATAATCCTTCAATAAAATACTCGTTCTACCAATATCAATAGAAATTTCGACCCATATCTTTCGATTCCGAGAAAGAATTAGACAATTTGAACCCAATTTTGAGGCCCTTTTTTTCTAAGTTTGTAATTGACCAGTAAGATGAGTGAGAATCTTCCATCACCTGGACCTACAAATGACAGTCATGTGgtaaaaaattatgaaatggACTGGCTAAATGTTGCCTAAACTTGTTCAACAGCAATTTTCAGCCCATTGGAGGGATGATGTGGTTAATATGAACTGCTTATGGAGAAACTACAGAAAGCTTCGCATGACAACCATCACTGATATCAATATGACCAACTTATCAGAATAGACTTTCCAGATTGGATGAGCCTCTTGTCTAATAATTGCATACAACAATGATTGAATGAAttaagggaaattatcagtgccaccccctgacgtttagctatattttaaggcacacccactaactacaATAATATCAACCGTTACCCATTTTTTAACGGTGTTAACCTCTGAATTTcctttgaccaaaataccctttataCTTAAACATAAAAAACCTAGAGTGATCCAATGACCGAGAGAAAGAAATATATTACCCAATCAGAATGATCCAATGAACGACATACTTCCATcagcattatttttttttttttttattcatagaAGTGAGACCCATTTACTGTTCTTCGTctaccttctttcttttccacaTAAGTCAGTTCCTCTACCGCTGCAACCCCCTTTCTTCCCCACTCCCACCTGACCCCCGcccctctccaaaaccctttctCTGCGCAACCAGTGCCCACCCTTCTCCTCCATACCCACCCTTCTTCTTTAAGTTACCCTCCTCCAGCTCCAGCTCCAGCTCCACCATACCCTCCCACCCCTTTCTTCCCCAGCGGCCAATGCCCACCCCTGTTCTTCGTctaccttctttcttttccacaTAAGTTGGTTCCATTTACTGTTCTTTGTctaccttctttcttttccatatGAGTTAGACCAGATTTGAAGTTAAGCATCAAAATAAATTGCGGCTGATGATGTGCATGTGTGTGACTGGTCTGTGTTTTGGATGTTGAAGAAATAACAAGACATAACAACTGAAATAAAGTATTCCGGATTTAATATGGGATCCGACGGATTGATGGATAACAGTAATAACAGGTCATAAAagcaaccaaaaagaaaaagaaacaggaCCATAGGTGCTGAAATAGAACAAGTAACTACAGCAGAGCAGGTCTGTAGATTTAGAGAAGATGGAAGCAAATAGAATTGTCACCAAGCATACATAAGCAGAAACAGATTAATAGCTTAAAGAACAGAACTCAGGGTGAGCAAAATTTCAGTTCAAAACCCAGCAATACAGAGAAATAGAGCAAAATGTATGAAGCCCTTTGAAAGAGAAACTAGAACTGAAATACTACTTCATAAAAGAACGCAGGAATAAAGGGGAGTAGTAGATAACAGATCTGAAACTAAGaagaatgggggggggggggggggaagaaggggAATAGCAGAAAACAGATCTGAAAAATgagtgggggggtggggggggagagAGTAGCTGTGTTGCAGTGGATGTTCTCCAAGGTCGTCGGCTAagtgtgaagaagaagaagggtttgtgggtgttttaattgaaagggtagattaggtaCTTCACCCACTAAAAGGGCAGACTTGTCtgttaaaaaatattaaatagctgacatcaccacttaacagctcttaactaacggtagggggTCTGTGTGGAATTAGTTTGGTAAAGCAGGGGGTGGcgttgatattatggtagttagtgggggtgtcttaaaatataggcaaacgtaagggggtggcgctgataatttcccatGAATTAAATGAGTTAGGACATGTAAAATATATGAATCATGACTTGTCCCATCtgtgaaagaaaacaaacaaaaagataCTTTGTTCCTCTTTGAATAAATGAAATGAATGAAGAATATATGTTCAAACtgtaaaagaaaacaaacaattaGATATTTTGTTCATCGAAGATGATAAGAATGCATCGTGCATTTTAATGCAGCGATCCTCTATTTGGTCACTTGTGCAATCATGTTGCTTATCGAACTGGCCTGCTCTTTGGCAATCTCCACAAGAGAATCCTGTGGAACCAATAACCAATTTGCCTAAAAAAACATGTGAATTTTGTATAACAAAAGGCAACATTTAATGAGTACAGCTGCTAGCACAGCTGGCTTGACACTAGTGCAATAGAACCTAGCTCCTATGAGGTTTCGAGTTCGAAACCTGTTCCTCGTCTATTAATGGATCCCCACACCCCCCATCAAAAACATGGCAAACTTTAACTGATGGACCATACCTGAGCATCTATAAGCCTTGCAATGGTTCTCTTGCTTGATTCTTGAAGTTCACCAGCAATCAAAATCTCATCCAATATAAAGTAGGCCTGTGAAGTTTCAATTTAGAAAGGACAAAAGAATAAAGAATCTCTCTCCTGAATGTCATTACAGAAGTTGTCCCAAGTTATTATGCACATGATCCAGCACCACATCAATTCAAATTGTTCAGTTAGTGGCATGGCCTTTGAATTAACAGAAGTGAGTGTGCAAGCTGTGCAAAAGACTTCCATGGATGAACAGAAACAATGTCATCTACAGACCAACAAAATATGAAAGGGTTTTGGCTGGTtggttgtattttttattttttttctccccccccccgaTTCTCGGGCCtttgtttctttctccttttggtaatgaatttcttattcaccaaaaaaaatatgaaagggTTTTGCTAACCTCACAGTAATGACTGAGTGGCTCACCGCCCTATACCAACATGGTACACAGGTTCGTTGGCATCAGGAGCCCCATAAAATAGGGGGATGGAAAATAGAATTTAATTTCCGGACATTGAGGTTGGGCTGTGAGGCTCAAAAAATCTGTGAGATTATCCTTCTAGACATAAAAGAGAATAATGGAACATACCTTGTGAAAATTAAAGATCAAGTCCAACTCGCAGACCTAACAAggttgcaaaaaaaaaaacaataaataaatatctaATTATAACAGTCGAGTAAAAGAGAACATTATAatttagggtaatttacacataccacccctgaggtatGTCGAAAGTATAATTATACCCCcagttttagaaaattctgcgtacccccctgaggttcacAAACGTTAACACATgcacccattccgtcagtttacgactaacagtgttaaaatcaaggggtaaagtgacaaaaatgcccccttcaagaaaaagaaaaaaaaaaaaaaaacctgcaactcatcttccccaaattgtttagggtttgaaaatggGGAAGACCAATTGCAGATATCCTTCCAGGAATTCGATCTTGAGAAGAAATCAGTGAGGATGAAAGAACTTGCACATCCATATCGGCCGGTTGGATCGGTTTCAACATAGTCCGAGTCTGCCATAGGTCCACCAACATGTTCTGCAACTCGCCCTTTATAAAAGTTCATTTCTTGGAATCGATCTCTCCGTCCAACAAGACAGGAAAAAAACCGCCTATTTTTTCTATAATCACTACACAAATAAGTTTTAGATTTTgaagagggaggagggagggaaTTGATGAGAGGAATAAAGGCTGAAAGGGATAAAGCTTGGGTTAGATCAACTCCAGAAACAGCTCCTATTCTCTTCTTCACATTTGTTCTAAGACTATTGTTCATCAAAATTGCGCCAGCTTTTAAATCAGCTCGTCTTGTCCCTCCAGAGGTTGGATCTTTTGCATCTTCAACTTGGCAAATTCTACGCCTGATTGCATCAAATTTCATAACAATAGTCTCAACCGATTCAGTATGAACACTAGCTGCCAAGGATAACCTAACTTCCTGGCTGCTCCTTAATCTTTTGTAGGATGACTTACTCTTCTGTCTCACCCCACTACTAGTGGCTTCAGCATCGGTATTATGAACATTAGGGTGAGAAAGCTGCCGTGCAGGTTGCTTTAGGTTGTCACTGCATCCATCTTCTGTCATTGATCGCACAGAATCACCCTTCTTGCACATCATGGAATTTGGAGCTCTTCCTCGATGGCCCTGCTTCAACATTGGCAGAATCTGAAAAGACAAACGGCATTGCAGGACGCGGTGTTCTATATGAAGGCATCGTTGCAGATGGGGTTTGCACAGGGTTGGGGTAAACAAAGGACCTGCTTGATTGGTAGCTCCACTAGTGGTCTGAGGGTGTTGTTCAGGTGGCCTTTGATGTTCTGGAGGGACACAGAATGGATAAAATGCAGTAAATCCTGATAGATTCTAAGCATGATCCAAGCCATCTCCACTACCGCACATGAGAAAGTCGTATTTGTTAGCAACCATTTGATCTATATAATAAATAGATAATCActaaacatgaaaaaaaaaaatcgaaagcTGAGTGGAGAAATGATTTTATTTGAAAAGATAAGAGCAGAGAatgtgtttgtgtttatgtCTGTCTTTCGAGAGGGACTGAGACCCAAatgttttgatttttctcctctttttcccCCTCAAAGAGCTTCGATTAATTGGGAATCTAAAGAGACTAACGAGACATAGAGAGGGACCCTATCGATAAAACTACTGGACTCCTGAACTTGAAGAATCTGTGGCCACACTTTGTTAGAACCATTTGTTGATAACAGAGAATCCCTCACACAAAGAAAAGCgagtaagaaagagagagaatctgagaagaaagttgagagagatttaagaaaatggaaagtAGAAGAGGGAATTTGAGAGAAGGGTAGGAGGAAGGTGAGGTAGAGgtgagatgagttgcaggttatttttttttcttgaaggggcatttttgtcactttaccccttgattttaacactatTAGTCATAAATTGACGGAATGGGTGCATGTGTTAACGTTTGtgaaccttaggggggtacacagaattatccaaaactggggggtataattatactttcgttaaacctcaggggtggtatgtgtaaattacccttaaaaaCGGCAATACATCATTTAAATGATGGTCTAACATTGCCAAAATAGCGATCCAGTATTTCCACAAAGTGATGAATTATTTGAAGGATCTCCAGCTCATTGTCATCCTGGTCAATGCACATACAGAAATAGAGGCTTGCATATCTGCACATGATTTTATAGGGGAACTATATCAGTTATTCTTCCCTTCGGagtctaaaacaaaaaaatctctCCAGAAGGAATTGACTAGCATAACAATACCCAAGCAGCCAAAATCAAGATGGAATCTGGAGGTAGAAATTCAGTTATTACCTTTTATACACAACTTTGAATCCTCTCCACTCCACAAAGTTACAAAGCTTGGGGCCCCGTGTGAGAATCACTCCACTAAGCTCTCGGATTACCTTTGCATAATGGTGAACCAGATTCAATAACATCATAAATGCACCAGTTTTATATGCTCAAATTCAATAAGTTGTTACTTCTAACTCTGTTAGTGACTTAGTGTTGGCAGCTCGCAAGTTCCGGATAAAATCTACAATGAAAAAAACAATCAACAATGGATTGCCAAAAAGATTTtacaaaaatttgttttgatcatAGTCATGTGTAATTCCAACATTAACTTCTCTTTTAAGAATTCATTCCATAATATCCAACTCTGAACTAAGACAAAGTCTGATAAACgttgaaatttaattttaatctgAAATTTAGAACAGAAGTTTTGAGGGGAAATAATGTAAGAATAGGATACTAGtcccaaaaaaaacccacaaagaTTCGAAATTAGAACaaactcagaattagaaagttagggTTTCTAGCCAAACCAGCCAAGTGATGATCACTccacttggatcgagtgtagacGATGGTAAGAGGATGCTTGACTCcaaatttggttcagttttgatggCTTGAGGCGGACATAACAGTGaaacaccaaattagaaggttaagatAAAACCCTCAAAACAGTGCTGCTCCAGGACTCCAACAGTAACTGAGTGTTGGACTTGATGATTGAAGCTTGGCCTGCAAGTTTGGGTCAATTTTGGATAAAAGTGGAGATGGAAGATGGAgaatgaaattagaaggttTCACCCTGTGGAATGGCAGGGGGAAATTGTGTTTCAAAAAATCAGCCAAGCCTGATGGGTATTTGCTGAGATATGATCTGGaaacagaattagaaggtttgtTGAGATCTTGTAAACCAGTAACAACTTGGACTCCAAATGGGGATCGAGTGTAACTCTCCTTGACAGGGTTCAGTCCTCCAAAGCCCTACTGAGACAGGGCTCAGGTTGCAGAGAAGTGTAGGCTCGAAGTATTTAGGAGAATTTTGGAAGAAAACTGATCTGCAGAGGTGACTCGATCCTTCTGTGGTTGTGATCAGCAGCAGCAGTTTTAAGTTGAATATGGGGATGTGTTCTGATCCTTCACTGATGCAACAGCAGCACTCGGTTGTGTTTTAAGCAACAGAGAATGTGGAGTTCGAgtgagggaagaagagaagataaaagagaaagagtagGGGATGGGCTATCTCcgccctgggtctctcacctacagctatcccagctgttgaacagggaATGTTCTCTCATAACCGAAGACAAGCATGGCCTCAAATTCTATTATTCAATTCTGATTCAAGTACAACTGATGATGCCTATTTATAGCTTGGCCTAAGcttcacaaaatagaaagttgaaaattagaaagtaaagtaaaaggaaactactataaGCCTCCTACAAGAGAATAGTGAGGCTTATACGCCAAGTAATCTAAAAATTGACTAAGACTTAACTAAGTAGActgaaacaaaattagaaagtaaacaaaaatagaaacttaaataaAAGTTAACTAAATCAGCAATAACATAAAATCTCAAATATTTGCTTGGATTTCCTTCTCCATACAAGGCTTATGGACCCACaacactattcacgtgaacagtgccaCATGAACAGTAGGTagggtactgttcatgtgaacagtatttattttttttcaagtctGTTTTGTCTTGTTCTccatgcttctctctgggctggggctgccccttaggtgatgctccattgaaccaacaaaaacttgccacattcATCAACCAGTCTGCCttcacagcagtcgaatccacaaccttactgggctggttttggggcttgttcctgcggaTACATATGGATTTGTGATCTACATTAGGAaagtaatgtaagactagaagcagaataggtctaatcctaggcaggatcaaatagaaaaccctccaataaacaagaaatcatatgagggaaccaagagaacaatgggaactcaaatgagggaacaatttcgttggttgaagtaacaaataaaaactcacaaatttgtaacctgttgaagcagcaataATCTGGATGTGGTAATCatcaagaaatcgatgtgacaatcagttgaaagaaatcccagcaacagcttgtagcactcttgagatcgatttgaacaaaattaaggTTTGGATTCAAGAACCGATAAAATGGGATTGGGGAATGGAATGAGCCAATCCCTTTCTatctcaggatttcaacattgcataagcaatttttctattcattcaaattcatgtacaatgctgccccccccccccccttcaaacttatatagaagactcaaaaatagacttagacactaaaaaagaaaggtctaacccaatccttaactaataaggtatcctaaattgactaggaaagtgacataataaagaaaacatattCAAAAtaagactctaactaaactaatggaGTTAGATAATGGTACCTCCTAATATTGATGTTTCCGATGCCAACTATCTTCCCTTTACCGTTGTCTCCAAATGTTAACatccatcatactttctcaatTTTGTAAAGAGTTTT includes these proteins:
- the LOC122641534 gene encoding AP-1 complex subunit sigma-1-like isoform X1 — translated: MYSSFYHIHFVLLISRQGKVRLTKWYSPYSQKERSKVIRELSGVILTRGPKLCNFVEWRGFKVVYKRYASLYFCMCIDQDDNELEILQIIHHFVEILDRYFGNVCELDLIFNFHKAYFILDEILIAGELQESSKRTIARLIDAQDSLVEIAKEQASSISNMIAQVTK
- the LOC122641534 gene encoding AP-1 complex subunit sigma-2-like isoform X3, yielding MIHFVLLISRQGKVRLTKWYSPYSQKERSKVIRELSGVILTRGPKLCNFVEWRGFKVVYKRYASLYFCMCIDQDDNELEILQIIHHFVEILDRYFGNVCELDLIFNFHKAYFILDEILIAGELQESSKRTIARLIDAQDSLVEIAKEQASSISNMIAQVTK